The Magnolia sinica isolate HGM2019 chromosome 9, MsV1, whole genome shotgun sequence genome contains a region encoding:
- the LOC131256710 gene encoding uncharacterized protein LOC131256710 isoform X2 produces MDKILLEQYNNKESMGKMMLKQEEVFKEQVKELHRLYRVQKMLMTELRSKEMKFHYLSNMDPRATCTGSNYTDPDQQTEFWSPNGSQTSHSYFSNNYHQTVQIPFDYNFHQRYNVRLDSSSQEPSSSSGETFRMHRGFDLEWPARGDTSTNVSEIHDQGPIFRQRMKDKMAIGGISHDQCYNTSGENDVELTLSIGYGTDKKKSKHRPRSNIELGCSESTPNETRQPILSTSARSEREEECGDRESLQRQHWLFRTLSLNRT; encoded by the exons ATGGATAAAATATTGCTTGAGCAATATAACAACAAAGAATCCATGGGAAAGATGATGTTGAAGCAGGAGGAGGTCTTCAAAGAGCAG GTAAAGGAACTCCACCGGTTATACAGAGTCCAAAAGATGCTAATGACCGAGCTTCGGAGTAAGGAGATGAAATTCCACTACCTCTCTAACATGGATCCTAGAGCGACCTGCACAGGATCTAATTACACAGACCCAGATCAGCAAACCGAGTTTTGGAGTCCCAATGGCTCACAAACTAGCCATTCCTACTTCAGCAACAACTATCATCAGACTGTTCAAATCCCTTTCGATTACAATTTCCACCAGCGATATAATGTGAGGCTTGATTCGAGCTCACAGGAACCGAGTAGCAGCTCAGGAGAAACTTTCAGAATGCACAGAGGCTTCGATCTTGAATGGCCCGCCAGAGGAGACACTTCCACCAACGTTAGTGAAATCCATGATCAAGGCCCAATCTTCAGGCAGCGCATGAAAGATAAAATGGCAATTGGCGGCATTTCTCATGACCAATGTTACAATACTAGTGGAGAGAACGATGTTGAGCTGACGTTAAGCATTGGATACGGCACAGATAAGAAAAAATCAAAGCATCGACCACGTTCGAATATTGAATTGGGCTGCTCTGAGTCGACCCCAAATGAAACCAGACAGCCAATTCTGTCCACATCGGCAAGATCAGAACGAGAGGAGGAATGCGGTGATCGAGAAAGCTTACAGCGACAACATTGGCTCTTTCGAACACTAAGCTTGAACAGGACATGA